The DNA segment TCCCTCCCTTCGCGGCCTCGAGCACGCGTCGAAGCTGGATCGCCATCCCCGCAACCGTTCGATATGGATGGGGCTCGATGCCCGCTCCGAGCAGCGCCGAGTCCTGCGGGTCGAGGATCCCTTCGGGTTGGACGAGATGGACGTCGATGCCGCGGGCCGCCGCCCGCTCGTAGAGCGACGTCTGCGGGAAGAGCACCCCTCGGCTCGCCCCGTCGATCGTCTCCTCGACCGGCCTGCCGTCGACGGTTGCGAACGGCAGCGTCTGGACGACGGCGTCGAGCGCCTCGACGTACTGGTACCAGCCCAACACCCCGTGTTCGACCGGGAGCAGACCGGTAGTGAACGTCGTCATCGCCGCCGCCGTCTCCGAGGGGTAGGTGGAGGTCAGCGGGGTCACCCGCCCGCGTTCGGTCAGCGTGGCGAGAAACGGGTGGTCGCGGTGGTGGCGTTTCCACTGCTCGTAGCCGAAACCGTCGATCAGGACGACGAGCACGCGCTCGACGTCCGCGTCGACCCCTTTCAGGACGTCGTCAGGGAGCCGACGACCGAGCGACTCGCCGAGGACCGAGAAGGCCGTCCCCTGGACGTTCGTGAAGCAGTAGTCGTCATACGCGGGGAACAGGTACGCCCCCTCCGATCGCGTCTCGCGCAACCGGCGTGCTACCGAGTCACGCAGCATCCGTGGTAGTGGGAGGAGCAGGCGTAAATCGATGTCGGTGGTCCCGACGCCCACGTTCCCGCGGTCTCACTCGCGGACGACGTCCGCGCCGAGGTCGTAGAGAACCTCGAAGAAGCCGGGGAAGGAGACGTCGACGTGCTCGGCGCCCCGGACCGTCGTTGCCCCCTCGGCGACCAGCCCCGCGACCGAGAGTGCCATCACGATCCGGTGGTCCTTGTGGCCCGCGACGGCCGTTCCCGACAGTTCGGAGGCGGCGCCGTCGACGACGAGCTCGTCGGTATACTCCTCGACGACCGCACCGAGCGCGTCGAGCTCCTTGGCCATCGCGCTCACCCGATCGGTCTCCTTGTACCGGACGTGCTCGCAGTTGGTGATCCGCGTCTCGCCGTCCGCGGCCGCACCCAGGGTCGCGATCGTCGGGAGGAGGTCGGGGGTGTCGCCGACGTCGACCTCGACGCCCGAGAGGGCGGATCGTTCGACCTCGATGCGGCCGTTCTCGCGATCCCATTCCACCTCGCCGCCCATTCGTTCGACGACGTCGACGATGGCGGCGTCACCCTGCGCGCTGGGGTACGCCCCGCGGATCGTCAGCCCCTCGTCGGCGGCGAGGACGCCCGCCGCCAGCAGGTAGGAGATCGAGGAGAAGTCGCCGGGGACGTGGTACTCGCCCTCGGCGGGCTCGTAGGACTGCCCGCCCGCGACCGAGAACCCCTCGGCGCCGGCCGAGCGGACGCCGTTCTCGCCGTCGGTTCCCACCGGTTCGGCCCGGACCCCGAACGCCTCGAGGAGTTCGAGCGTGACGTCGACGTACGGCGCGGACTTGAGCTCGGTCTCGAGGTCGATCTCGATCCCCTCCTCGGTGACGGCGCCGGCCATCAACAGCGCGGAGACGTACTGCGAGGAGACGTCGCCGGGGATCGACACCTCGCCGCCCTGGATCGGCCCGCCGATTACGAGCGGCGCCTGGCCGTTCCCGCGGGTGCTCTCGGCGCGTCCTTCCAACTGCTCGATCGCGTCCAGCAGGGGTCCCTGCGGGCGCGAGCGAAGCGACCGATCGCCCGTCAGCACCGTGATGCCGTCCGCGAGCGCCGCGGTGGCGCTCACCAGGCGCATCGTCGTTCCGCTGTTGGCGCAGTCGATCACGTCCGTTGGCACGCCGGGGTGTCCGGAGAAGCCGTCGACGGCGAGGTGCTCCTCCTTCTCGCCCACGTCGCCCCCGAACGCCTCGACGGCGCGCATCGTCGCACGCGTGTCTGCGCTTTTCAGCGGATCGTGAACGATCGCGCCGCCGGCGTAGCCCGCCGCGAGGATCGCTCGATGGGTGTAGCTCTTCGACGGCGGAGCCTGGGCGACCCCGCCGACCGAGGAGCGCGTGATGGTGGCGTCCATGCGCGGGGCGAGAACGTCACGGAGTATCACGCTATCGATGGCTGCGAGCCGGGCGTCGATCGACCGGGGCCCACTCGTGGTCCGTTTTACCGACGTGCGGAAGGGCTGCTCGACGGGTCGAAACCTCCAACGTTCTGTGGGTGCGTTCTACCGACGTGGACGACGATCCCCGACGGATTCGATCGATCGCCGTCAGTGCCGAGGACGCCGTCTCGGCCTACGAGGCGAGCGAGCGAAGCGCGGTCTCCCCCGTTCTACGGATCACCCCGCCCTTCGCGGGGCGGATGCGCGCCCGCCTACACGTCCCCGGCCCCGACGAACCGTCGAGCGAACCCGTCCCGATCCACGTCGAACCCGCGGAGTTGTTCGATCACGATCTCCTGCCCACGTACCCGGAACCCGGCGATACGGAGACGGAGATCCGTACCGACCCTGACCTCGAGTACTCGACTGAACTCCACCACGACCGTCACGTCGAGCGCGTCGAGGAGTGGCGGGTGCGGGCAAGGGAGGCGTTCGCAGAGCGCGTCGAGATCAGGACGTCTCACGGAAGCCACGAGGTCGAGCTGAAAGTGCTCGGCGCGTAACTACAGTAGTCTGCCCGACGTCAGTGGGCGTGTTCCGACGGCTCCCGGATCGACTCCGGTACGCGAGCGGCCACTGCGGTTCCTCGGCGTCGAGATCGGGAGCCGAACGCTGATACCGGGCGACGTCGGCTACCGCCTCATGGACGAGACGCCGCTCTCGACGCGACTGGTGGCCTCACTGCTCGGCGTCCACGGCCGGTTCGGACCCACACCGGATTTCCGGTGGACGATCCGGAACGATCGGACGTTTCGGGCCTCGGTTCGGCGAATCCCCGAGAGGGAGTTCGACCGCCCGGTCCTCGGTCACGGTTCGATGATCGAGATCGACGGCCGGAAGACGGTCCTCGATGGCTTCGAGCAGGTGCTATGAACGTCTGAGCCGAACGTTCATTACTTCACGAAGCCTATATCGGAGGATGAGCGCGATCGAACTCGAGGGGCTGACGAAGCGCTACGGCGACGGCGGAAGCCTCCGACTCCCTGGCCGCCGGACGGGATCCGGCGAGGTCGTCGGCATCGACGACCTCTCCTTCACGGTAGCGGAGGGCGAGGTGTTCGGCTTTCTCGGCCCGAACGGTGCGGGCAAGACGACGACGATCCGCACGCTGCTAGGGCTGCTCTCGCCGACGTCGGGTACGGCGACGGTTCTGGGAGCGGACGTCCTCGACGAGGCCGCGCTGGTCGAGGCGAAACGGCGGATCGGCTATCTGCCCGCGGATCTGGGCTTCGACGAGGGGGTGACCGGCGAGCGGGTGCTCGCCCTCCACGCAGCGATCAAGGGCGGGAGCCGCCGCGAGGAGCTCTTAGAACTCTTTGCGCCGCCGCTCGAGCGGCCGATTCGCGAGTACTCGACGGGCAACGAGCGGATGCTCGGCATCGTCCAGGCGTTCATGCACGATCCGGACCTGGTGATCATGGACGAGCCGACCTCGGGGCTCGACCCGCTGAAACAGGAGCGGTTCCACGAGTTTCTGCGCGAGGAGCGCGAGCGCGGCACCACGGTGTTCTTCTCCTCGCACGTGCTGAGCGAGGTCCGGCAGGTCTGCGACCGAGTGGGCATCCTCCGCGAGGGCCGACTCGTCGCGCTCGAGGACGTCGAGACGCTGCTCGCCCGCGGCGGTAAGCGCGTCCGGGTCCGCCTCGCAGAACCGGTCGACCCCGAGGCGTTCGCGACCGACGGCACCATCGACGTACGCCGGGTCGGCGACTCGCTCTCCTTTACGTACGCCGGGGAGTACAACGCGCTGCTCTCCCACCTCGCGGACTACGACGTCGTGGACGTCGAGATCGGTGAGCCCCCGCTGGAGGACGTCTTCATGCACTACTACGGCGAGGGTGACGGACCCGCTCCGGAGACGAGGACGAACTCGGAAGCGGAGACGGAGGTCGCCGATGCTTGAGATCGTCCGGTACGAGGCCGAGAAACGGATCAAGGGGACGCTCGCGTTGGCGATCGGTCTCGGCGTGCTCGCGGTGTTCTTCGTGGCCTTCTTCCCGTCGCTCGAGGCCTCCGGCATCGACTTCGACGCGTACGTCGAGGCGTACCCGCCGGCGGTCCAGGAGGCGTTCGGGATCTCCTCGCTCGACACGATCGAGGGCTTTCTCGCCGTCGAGGTCTACCAGTTCCTCTGGCTGTTGCTCCTGGGGCTCTACTTCGCCTACAGCGCGGGCGGGCTGATCGCCGGCGACGTCGAGCGCGATCGGATGGACCTCACGCTCTCGCTTCCGATCTCGCGCTCGCGCGTCCTCGCGGAGAAGTTCGCCTCGGTGCTGGTGCCGATCCTCGCGCTGAACGCCGTCGTGCCGGTGGTCGTCTACGCCGTCGTCCTCGCCATCGGCCAGTCGATCGACGTGGCGGATCTCGCGGTGGTTCACCTCCTCTCGATCCCGTATCTGCTGGTCTGTGGGGCGATCGGGCTCGTCCTCTCGACGCTGGTCGACCGGGCCGACGTCGCCAAACGCATCGCCATCGCCGCGGTGTTCGTCCTCTACCTGATCGAGTCGATCGCCGCGAGCACCGACGGTCTCGAGTGGATCGGCTACGTGAGTCCCACCCACTACTACGACCCGACGGCGATCCTCGTCGAGGGAAGCTACGACCTGACCGGCGCGGCGATCCTGCTCGGCGCGACCGTGCTATTGGTGCTCGTGGCGCGCTACCGGTTCCAACGGGCGGACGTCGGCGCATGACCGCGTTCGACGACCGCGAGCGAGCGCGGATCCGCGAGGCACTGATCGAGTCCGGCCGCGAGCGCTTCGCGCGATACGGGCTGCGCAAGACGACGATCGCCGACCTGACCGAGCCGGTAGGAATCGCGACGGGAACGTTCTACCGCTTCTTCGACTCGAAGGAGGCGCTGTTCTGGACGGTCCTGGAGGGCGAGCGCGAGGACGTCCTCGAGCGATACGAGGCCGCGGTCGCGGCGGCCGACGGTCCGCGGGAGGAGATCGTCGCCCTCCTGACGGCGATCTGTGACGAGATCGAGGCGAACCCCCTCACCCGCGCGGTGCTCGCCGACGGGGAGATCGATCGGCTGATCCGTGGCATGTCCGACGAGGAGCTCGCCGAGGGCCACCGCCGGAGCGTCGAGTACCTGTTGTCGTACGTCGAGTCGTGGCAGGAGGCCGGCGCCGTCATCGAGGCAGATCCCGAGGTCGTCGCCGGCGTCCTTCGAGCGGTAACATTCGTCACCCTCCATCGGGACGAACTCGGCCCGGGGTACCCGGCGGTCCGCGCGACGCTGATCGAACGACTGGCGATCGGACTTACGGCGACGGAGGAGTGAGGAGGCGGAGGGAAGGGTCTACTACCCTGTGGGCACACGACCGGACATGGAACCGGATCTCTCCGAACTCGACGCGTTTCTCGATGAGAACGGCGCCGACGGCTACCTGATCGAGGCCGACTCGACCGACTCCGATCAGCTGTACCTCTCGGGGTTCGACGCGCCCGATTCGTTCGTCACCCTTCACATGGACGAGACGCACTTGCTCGTCTCGGGGCTGGAGTACGGCCGGGCTCGATCGGAGAGCCGCGCAGAGACGGTCTCGCGCTACGCCGACTACGGCTACCGCGAGAAGGTCGAGGAGTACGGACCCATCGGCGCGAAACCGCGACTGATCGCCGAGTTCCTCGCCGACCACGACGCCGGACGGGTCGTCGTCCCCGCACGGTTCCCCCTCGCGCTCGCCGACGGCCTGCGCGAACTCGACGTCGGCGTCTCGGCCGAGACCGACGACGTGCTGACGGGGATCCGTGCGGTGAAGACCGACGAGGAGATCGACTCCATTCGCGAGGCTCAGCGCGCCAACGAGGAGGCGATGCATACCGCCGAGACGCTCCTCGAGGAGGCGAGCGTCGAGGAGGGCGTCCTCCAGCACGGGGGCGAACCCCTGACGAGCGAGCGCGTTCGACGCGAGATCGAGATCGCGCTGCTCCGTCTCGACTGTGCCCTCGACGAGACGATCGTCTCCTGTGGTGCCGACGCCGCCGACCCCCACGACCGCGGCAGCGGCCCGCTTCACACCGACGAGACGATCGTGATCGACGTCTTCCCCCGGAGCAAGGAGACGAACTACCACGCCGACATGACCCGGACGTTCGTCGTCGGCGAGCCGAGCGAGACGGCACGCGAGTGGTACGATCTCACGGCCGAGGCGAAGGAGGCCGCCCTCGAGGCGATCGAGCCCGGCGTCACCGGCGCGGAGGTCCACGCCGCGGCCTGCGAGGTGTACGAGGAGGCGGGTCTGCCGACGCTGCGAAACGACGAATCGACGGAGACGGGGTTCATCCACTCGACGGGTCACGGCATCGGCCTCGACGTCCACGAGCTACCCCGTCTGAGCGAGAGCGGCGGCGAACTCGAACCGGGTCACGTCGTCACCGTCGAACCCGGCCTCTACGACCCCGAGGTCGGCGGCGTGCGGATCGAGGACCTCGTCGTCGTTCGCGAGGACGGCTACGAGAACCTCACCGACTACCCCGAGGAGTTCGTGATCAACTGAACCACCTGTTTTCGACGATCGTCGTATAGGGGTTTATGGATCGTCGAATCGAAGGGGCGGATATGAACTGTCCGAACTGCGAGAGCCGACTGGCGAACGTCCAGGGCTACGAGACCTGTCCCGACTGCGGGTACGTTCAGCCGCTCGACCGTCGGATCCGGACCCCGACTGCGTAGACGGAGGAGCGAACGCCTTTTGACGCCGACGGCCGACCGTCCGCCAATGGACGCGCTGATCGTCGGTGCGGGAACGATGGGACGCTGGTTCGCGGGGGTGATCGACGGAGCCGGGACGACGCTCGCGTTCGCCGACCTCGATTCCGAGGCCGCTCGTGCGGCGGCCGAGGCCCACGGTGGCCGAGCGGTTTCGCCCGACACCGACGACGGGTTCGATCTGGTCTGTCTGGCGGTGCCGATCCCCGCGGTCGAGGACGCGATCGAGCGCTACGAACCGATAGCGATGTCGGCGATCGTCGACTGCAGCGGCGTCATGTCGACGCCGGTCACCGCGATGGCCGAACACGCCCCCGACCGCGAGCGGGCGAGCCTCCACCCGCTGTTCGCCCCCGAGAACGCCCCCGGAAACGTCGCGATCGTCGAGGAGGGCGGACCCCTCGTCGAGCGCCTGCGCGAACGGCTCGAGGAACGGGGCAACGTGCTCGTCGAGACCACCCCCGAAGAGCACGACCGCGCGATGGAGACGATCCAGACGAAGACCCACGCCGCGATCCTCGCGTACGCGCTCGCCGCGGAGGAGGTCCCGACGGGGTTCGAGACGCCGATCTCCGCCGGACTCGGTGACCTCGTCGATCGCGTCACCGACGGCAACCCCCACGTCTACGCCGACATCCAGGAGACGTTCGCGGGCGCGGAGGCTGTCGCCGACGCGGCCACTCGGATCGCCGAGGCCGATCGCGAGGCGTTCGAGGCGCTCTATCGAGAGGCCGGACGGTGAACGAGAGCCAGCGGAGAGCGATCCTCGACTCGGCGAAGTACCTCCGGAACGTCCGGCCGCTCGACCCCGAGGAGCTCTCGGAGTACGTCGAGGGCGGCGCCCACCCGGCGGTCGTCCGGCAGGTACTCCGCGAGCACGTCGTCGAGCTCCGGCTCCGAGAGCGCGAGGACGGCACGTTCGTCCCCGCGCCCGAGGAGCCGATCGCGCCGGCCTTCGACGGGGTCCGGACGGTTCCAAAGGAGCATCTGGACCGGCTCGAAGCGCTGCTCGTCGAGCGCTTCGGCCCCGACTGGGCCGACGACGAGACCGGCGACGACCTCCGGGCGGAGATCCGCAGGCTCAAGGAGCGCTACTACCGCCAGCACCCCGTCGAGTACGACTACGAGGCGGCGCTCGGCTACGCGCTCTATCACCTGTCCGCCTACTACGCCGCGACCCAGTACCTGCTCGACGAACTCGCCTCGGCGGGACTGCTCTCCTCGCCGCTTCGCGTCCTCGACGTGGGCGCCGGCGTCGGCGGACCTGCACTCGGGTTGTTCGATTACGTCGGGAGCGAGGGCGCGCTCGTCGAGTACCACGCCGTCGAACCGAGCGCGGCCGCCGACGTACTCGAGACCTTCCTCGAAGGCATCGATCGGAACGTCGACGCGACGATCCACCGAACGACCGCCGAGGCGTTCGAGCCCGAGGGCGAGTACGACCTGCTGGTGTTCGCGAACGTCCTCGTGGAGCTCTCCGAACCCATTGAGGTACTCCGACGGTATCTCTCCTACCTCGCACCCGACGGTTCACTGATCGCGCTCTCGCCGGCGGATAAGAACACCAGCACCAACCTCCGACGGGTCGAGCGCGCGGTGGTCGACGGCCGGACGTCGAACGGGAGGGACGAGGACGGCTACACCGCCTACGCGCCGGAGCTCCGACTGTGGCCGGGCGAGGCCCCTACCGATCGGGGATGGTCGTTCGACCGAAAGCCGGACCTCGAGGTACCCGCCCTCCAGCGCCGGCTCGACGAGGGGGCGCGCGCCGCACACGGCGACGGAACCGCGAACGGCGCGCAGGCGAACGAGCGCGACCCCGCGACCGGCGAGTTCGTCAACCGGGACGTGCAGTACTCCTACTCGATCCTCCGGAGGGACGGCCGCCGGCGCGCCGAGGTCGAGCCCAGTCCCGAGCGGTTCGCGAAGCTCGCCGACACCGAGTCCCACGTTGGCGACCGGATCGACTGCGTGACGGTCAAGCTCAGCCGCTCGCTCTCCGAGGGCGGAAACAACCCCCTGTTCAGGGTGAGCGACGGCAGCCAGTCGACCGATCACTACGCCGTCCTCACTCGTGAAACGTCGCTCAACCGGACGCTTCTCGACGCCGACTACGGCGCCGTGCTCGTCCTCGAGGGGGCGTTAGCGCTCTGGAACGCGGACGAAGGGGCGTACAACCTCGTGGTCGACGAGGAGACGGTCGTCGACCGCATCGGATAACACGGTTTTTTGCGCCTCCCCGTCCAGGCGAGCGCATGGGACTCGAGGTGCTTCTCACCAACGACGACGGGATCGACAGTCCGGGGTTTCGAGCGCTGTACGACGCGCTCTGCGACGTGGCCGAGGTGACCGCCGTCGCGCCCGCGAACGATCAGAGCGCGGTCGGGCGCGCGATGTCCGACGAAGTGACCG comes from the Halalkalicoccus sp. CG83 genome and includes:
- the aroA gene encoding 3-phosphoshikimate 1-carboxyvinyltransferase, with the protein product MDATITRSSVGGVAQAPPSKSYTHRAILAAGYAGGAIVHDPLKSADTRATMRAVEAFGGDVGEKEEHLAVDGFSGHPGVPTDVIDCANSGTTMRLVSATAALADGITVLTGDRSLRSRPQGPLLDAIEQLEGRAESTRGNGQAPLVIGGPIQGGEVSIPGDVSSQYVSALLMAGAVTEEGIEIDLETELKSAPYVDVTLELLEAFGVRAEPVGTDGENGVRSAGAEGFSVAGGQSYEPAEGEYHVPGDFSSISYLLAAGVLAADEGLTIRGAYPSAQGDAAIVDVVERMGGEVEWDRENGRIEVERSALSGVEVDVGDTPDLLPTIATLGAAADGETRITNCEHVRYKETDRVSAMAKELDALGAVVEEYTDELVVDGAASELSGTAVAGHKDHRIVMALSVAGLVAEGATTVRGAEHVDVSFPGFFEVLYDLGADVVRE
- a CDS encoding M24 family metallopeptidase; its protein translation is MEPDLSELDAFLDENGADGYLIEADSTDSDQLYLSGFDAPDSFVTLHMDETHLLVSGLEYGRARSESRAETVSRYADYGYREKVEEYGPIGAKPRLIAEFLADHDAGRVVVPARFPLALADGLRELDVGVSAETDDVLTGIRAVKTDEEIDSIREAQRANEEAMHTAETLLEEASVEEGVLQHGGEPLTSERVRREIEIALLRLDCALDETIVSCGADAADPHDRGSGPLHTDETIVIDVFPRSKETNYHADMTRTFVVGEPSETAREWYDLTAEAKEAALEAIEPGVTGAEVHAAACEVYEEAGLPTLRNDESTETGFIHSTGHGIGLDVHELPRLSESGGELEPGHVVTVEPGLYDPEVGGVRIEDLVVVREDGYENLTDYPEEFVIN
- a CDS encoding alkaline phosphatase family protein, with protein sequence MLRDSVARRLRETRSEGAYLFPAYDDYCFTNVQGTAFSVLGESLGRRLPDDVLKGVDADVERVLVVLIDGFGYEQWKRHHRDHPFLATLTERGRVTPLTSTYPSETAAAMTTFTTGLLPVEHGVLGWYQYVEALDAVVQTLPFATVDGRPVEETIDGASRGVLFPQTSLYERAAARGIDVHLVQPEGILDPQDSALLGAGIEPHPYRTVAGMAIQLRRVLEAAKGGTYVHAYLPAIDATAHAAGTDSRAYGATLSMIADRLRTELIDRLDGEAAEGTLLIVAADHGHVDTDPTTNLDLSTIDGIRERLRTDGRGEPIPPIGGPRNLRFHVQSGAERAVRDVLERELDARVFDRAEALDRRLFGDAEPIGDFDERCGELICVPRERGVWWDGHELDFVGMHGGLHPDEMLAPFAAANLAALR
- a CDS encoding small ribosomal subunit Rsm22 family protein — protein: MNESQRRAILDSAKYLRNVRPLDPEELSEYVEGGAHPAVVRQVLREHVVELRLREREDGTFVPAPEEPIAPAFDGVRTVPKEHLDRLEALLVERFGPDWADDETGDDLRAEIRRLKERYYRQHPVEYDYEAALGYALYHLSAYYAATQYLLDELASAGLLSSPLRVLDVGAGVGGPALGLFDYVGSEGALVEYHAVEPSAAADVLETFLEGIDRNVDATIHRTTAEAFEPEGEYDLLVFANVLVELSEPIEVLRRYLSYLAPDGSLIALSPADKNTSTNLRRVERAVVDGRTSNGRDEDGYTAYAPELRLWPGEAPTDRGWSFDRKPDLEVPALQRRLDEGARAAHGDGTANGAQANERDPATGEFVNRDVQYSYSILRRDGRRRAEVEPSPERFAKLADTESHVGDRIDCVTVKLSRSLSEGGNNPLFRVSDGSQSTDHYAVLTRETSLNRTLLDADYGAVLVLEGALALWNADEGAYNLVVDEETVVDRIG
- a CDS encoding TetR/AcrR family transcriptional regulator, which encodes MTAFDDRERARIREALIESGRERFARYGLRKTTIADLTEPVGIATGTFYRFFDSKEALFWTVLEGEREDVLERYEAAVAAADGPREEIVALLTAICDEIEANPLTRAVLADGEIDRLIRGMSDEELAEGHRRSVEYLLSYVESWQEAGAVIEADPEVVAGVLRAVTFVTLHRDELGPGYPAVRATLIERLAIGLTATEE
- a CDS encoding ABC transporter permease subunit, with protein sequence MLEIVRYEAEKRIKGTLALAIGLGVLAVFFVAFFPSLEASGIDFDAYVEAYPPAVQEAFGISSLDTIEGFLAVEVYQFLWLLLLGLYFAYSAGGLIAGDVERDRMDLTLSLPISRSRVLAEKFASVLVPILALNAVVPVVVYAVVLAIGQSIDVADLAVVHLLSIPYLLVCGAIGLVLSTLVDRADVAKRIAIAAVFVLYLIESIAASTDGLEWIGYVSPTHYYDPTAILVEGSYDLTGAAILLGATVLLVLVARYRFQRADVGA
- a CDS encoding ABC transporter ATP-binding protein, coding for MSAIELEGLTKRYGDGGSLRLPGRRTGSGEVVGIDDLSFTVAEGEVFGFLGPNGAGKTTTIRTLLGLLSPTSGTATVLGADVLDEAALVEAKRRIGYLPADLGFDEGVTGERVLALHAAIKGGSRREELLELFAPPLERPIREYSTGNERMLGIVQAFMHDPDLVIMDEPTSGLDPLKQERFHEFLREERERGTTVFFSSHVLSEVRQVCDRVGILREGRLVALEDVETLLARGGKRVRVRLAEPVDPEAFATDGTIDVRRVGDSLSFTYAGEYNALLSHLADYDVVDVEIGEPPLEDVFMHYYGEGDGPAPETRTNSEAETEVADA
- a CDS encoding prephenate dehydrogenase dimerization domain-containing protein; the protein is MDALIVGAGTMGRWFAGVIDGAGTTLAFADLDSEAARAAAEAHGGRAVSPDTDDGFDLVCLAVPIPAVEDAIERYEPIAMSAIVDCSGVMSTPVTAMAEHAPDRERASLHPLFAPENAPGNVAIVEEGGPLVERLRERLEERGNVLVETTPEEHDRAMETIQTKTHAAILAYALAAEEVPTGFETPISAGLGDLVDRVTDGNPHVYADIQETFAGAEAVADAATRIAEADREAFEALYREAGR